One genomic segment of Pyruvatibacter mobilis includes these proteins:
- a CDS encoding autotransporter assembly complex protein TamA — MSISAGLASIAQAADDAARADVPPAPGPQVPLISDSLRLIGDRGYAVRLDGVPDGLGGAFEEVSQLIARKDEPPASIGGLRRRAQSDVTRMNKVLQSRGYFEGTVAYRIDLGLPQSASATPADGTVVPGAAPPVPALPTQPVEVVVQVDAGPQYVIGDNQVSYREKAAAESVGDSDAGLPSDLSAYGIVPGAPAIAADIIAAEKKLVDDLHDRGYPFAKSGGRRALADVDSDRLAVTTFVELGARARFGDLTVDGLERVTPAYIDRRKTFEDGEVFDQRKLDDMRAGLVRSGLFDGVRFQVGEAVNDTGEVPVTLTVSERPPRTIGAGASYSSTEGFGISAHWENRNLLGEGQHLRLEARIAQIEQEAEARYRVAGFRRADQTLELGTMAGRESTDIYDRVGGLLTAGIERPLGDKWTGKAGVLFDGAQVDEVGEATETALLFGVPLQATYNGADSLLDPRDGYRLRLAATPYFGRFNDELAFHVADVELRTYVPLDEEKRLVWATRARAGSIVGARTGELPADKRFYAGGAGSVRGFEFQEISPLGTDGAQEGGRSLMEFSNELRWRFMDDLGVVPFIDGGIVTDSPLPDFEEEVAWGGGLGFRYYTSFGPIGVDLAYPIATPSDEEPSLKFYVKLGQAF; from the coding sequence ATGTCGATCTCTGCCGGGCTGGCGTCCATCGCGCAGGCGGCGGACGATGCCGCACGCGCGGATGTCCCTCCGGCTCCCGGCCCACAAGTCCCCCTGATCAGCGACTCGCTGCGGCTTATTGGCGACCGCGGCTATGCAGTTCGTCTCGACGGCGTGCCTGATGGCCTTGGCGGCGCGTTCGAGGAAGTCTCGCAGCTGATTGCCCGAAAGGACGAACCACCGGCAAGTATCGGTGGTTTGCGCAGGCGCGCCCAATCCGATGTGACGCGCATGAACAAGGTGTTGCAGTCGCGGGGATATTTTGAGGGCACCGTTGCTTACCGGATCGATCTTGGGCTGCCGCAATCTGCATCAGCAACTCCGGCAGACGGGACAGTGGTGCCCGGTGCCGCACCACCGGTTCCCGCGCTGCCAACACAGCCGGTCGAAGTGGTGGTGCAGGTCGATGCCGGTCCGCAATATGTGATCGGCGACAACCAGGTCTCTTACCGCGAGAAGGCAGCAGCAGAGTCCGTCGGCGACAGCGATGCGGGCTTGCCGTCCGACTTGTCAGCCTATGGCATTGTGCCTGGTGCGCCTGCGATTGCGGCGGATATCATTGCCGCTGAGAAAAAGCTCGTCGATGATCTGCACGACCGGGGCTACCCCTTTGCCAAGTCTGGCGGCCGGCGGGCGCTGGCGGACGTGGACTCCGACAGGCTCGCAGTCACGACATTTGTTGAGCTGGGTGCCCGGGCCCGTTTCGGGGACTTGACCGTTGACGGGCTGGAGCGGGTAACGCCCGCGTATATCGACCGGCGCAAGACATTCGAGGATGGCGAAGTCTTCGATCAGCGGAAGCTTGACGACATGCGGGCGGGGCTCGTCCGGTCCGGCCTTTTTGACGGTGTGCGCTTTCAAGTGGGCGAGGCCGTGAACGACACGGGCGAAGTGCCCGTGACACTAACGGTGAGTGAGCGTCCGCCGCGCACAATCGGCGCCGGCGCGAGTTACTCGAGTACCGAGGGCTTCGGCATCAGTGCCCATTGGGAGAACCGCAATCTTCTTGGCGAAGGGCAGCATCTGCGTCTGGAAGCGCGGATTGCGCAGATCGAGCAGGAGGCCGAGGCGCGATACCGGGTGGCTGGCTTTCGCCGTGCTGATCAGACGCTTGAACTGGGCACCATGGCGGGGCGCGAAAGTACCGACATTTATGACCGTGTCGGTGGCTTGCTGACGGCCGGCATCGAGCGGCCGCTGGGTGACAAATGGACGGGGAAGGCAGGTGTCCTGTTCGACGGCGCGCAGGTGGACGAAGTCGGCGAAGCGACGGAGACGGCCCTTCTTTTCGGTGTGCCGCTTCAGGCGACGTACAACGGAGCTGACAGCCTGCTTGATCCCCGCGACGGCTATCGCCTCAGGCTCGCCGCCACGCCCTATTTCGGGCGGTTCAACGATGAACTCGCCTTCCATGTAGCCGACGTGGAACTGCGGACCTATGTGCCGCTGGACGAAGAAAAGCGGCTCGTCTGGGCGACGCGTGCGCGTGCGGGGTCGATCGTCGGTGCGCGGACGGGCGAGCTTCCGGCGGATAAGCGTTTTTATGCCGGCGGTGCCGGGTCGGTGCGTGGGTTCGAATTCCAGGAGATATCCCCGCTGGGCACGGATGGCGCTCAGGAAGGCGGACGCAGCCTCATGGAGTTCTCCAATGAACTGCGCTGGCGCTTCATGGATGATCTCGGTGTGGTGCCGTTCATTGATGGCGGTATCGTGACGGACTCGCCACTGCCCGACTTCGAGGAGGAGGTCGCGTGGGGTGGTGGGCTTGGTTTCCGCTATTACACCTCCTTCGGGCCCATCGGGGTCGACCTGGCCTATCCCATCGCCACGCCCTCGGACGAAGAACCGAGCCTCAAATTCTACGTCAAGCTGGGTCAGGCCTTCTGA
- a CDS encoding translocation/assembly module TamB domain-containing protein, with protein sequence MQWADDRMDWPRMRGHGLEAARVAAVAVGAGLSVAMGLVVLLFFVLQVTPVRVALAERVLGSLAEGDGITVTFDGYGGLWPVRLTAERVVVRDGEALLAEIEDLSLGWRPLALLSGEVHATEIVAARTTIHALPSGGSDEEEDTRPGPLVPSLPVAVRVDELRLSEVMLASGVAGTETVVLTAQGRAGLAGRRADLSLSVARTGGAPFNLSVAASLGEAVAPQIDISLRDGTVEQPGLVAALTGDPSLGTLDVTASSSGDLSDWTFDLAGQIGAYGDVTAIAQGPLGDNGRLATKLRFLPGAALADVKQVSLDGDLASAGGVYEMQDARLSYGDTSYAGAVTLTDPLSAPKLRLSGQLARLDALVGEQLPEPLTVDLDATSDAGLTRIEVARLTLSAPGLMADMSGDIDLFADMASGQADVEISGTDLLPLGGDLTARVDVQRLDFAGALTGRLDARYAPALGPDGEPNAVLGEVVTLAGRFTGTASGGDGGTGSVETIVESLSLTPASGAFDIAATGRVSADASDLALTADADDLSVFSSLAGTPLGGRAKAEVTLTGALSAPQLAAAVDLDTARVAGVDLQGRLNVDGRLTPAVDLTLAFNGRAAGETARASARVMQDQGATRLAEIEASLPGLVASGDVVLGPAGAVDADLGLDVASLDAVGRIAGVPLKGQGNLAIKSVSEETGSKMTAKGAFKRIKITDLWIGGARLDATLAPEETLDATVNLRSLAAGGAAADRVRIGINGTVQRPSVAFEASGVQPFDGASENGRLYGRGDIDVDGAKASLTELEGRLADVPFSVEQPVRLSYATGVSVEDLSLRLASGRVEGRLEQKPGRLDMDVSLAALPLSLVSALTGAETGIGGTLEGTAKVSASGARGEGTFNLTAAPVVPGAQVAPPRVAMEGTWDGAELTAELTAEMPGTRDLTGSARLPVGVRNGVPFLKERAPLTASLSGVVDLGAVWPLVPVDGHRMAGLMDVDVSASGTLVDLDVAGGATMSDGLYENYDTGLLLSPLKVKLDGTGTGGTLEVDARDGAEGRLAGEGVLDLTDQSDNRLNVSMQMTRFRAARRDEVNAVASGTVTVLWPRGVDGAATPVTIGGDIQVDQLDARIPDKLASDVTVIDVTKVTGDGVPVDPEAEKSSAEEADDPPGIVLDVAINAPRRAFVRGRGLESEWGGALKVTGPADQPALVGKFEVLRGTFDFLGRSFNLSGGTVEFTGGQDVDPYLNVKAVYEEDGFEATVSVTGLSSDPQIGLSSVPALPRDEILSRVLFGTGTGQLTALQAVQLADAAANLAGASSGGGVLDAMRRALGVDVLSFGDDGVEVGSYVRDGVYVGVAQGLDAGSGEVNVEVELTDDISLDGGVGTTGDTKVGVTWERDY encoded by the coding sequence ATGCAGTGGGCCGATGACCGGATGGACTGGCCGCGGATGCGTGGGCACGGGCTTGAGGCCGCGCGGGTTGCCGCGGTGGCTGTTGGCGCCGGTCTCAGTGTGGCAATGGGGCTGGTAGTCCTGCTGTTCTTCGTGCTCCAGGTCACGCCCGTGCGGGTGGCTCTCGCGGAGCGCGTGCTGGGCTCCCTGGCTGAGGGAGACGGCATCACCGTTACCTTTGATGGTTATGGCGGGTTGTGGCCGGTTCGGCTGACAGCGGAGCGTGTCGTTGTGCGCGACGGTGAAGCCTTGCTGGCCGAGATAGAGGACCTCTCCTTAGGGTGGCGTCCGCTCGCGCTTCTGTCCGGCGAGGTGCATGCCACGGAGATAGTGGCGGCGCGGACAACCATCCATGCCCTTCCGTCTGGCGGGAGTGACGAGGAAGAAGATACTCGGCCCGGTCCGCTCGTCCCCTCACTGCCTGTCGCGGTACGGGTCGACGAGCTCAGGCTTTCAGAGGTGATGCTGGCGTCTGGTGTCGCCGGCACCGAAACCGTTGTTCTGACTGCTCAGGGGCGCGCAGGCCTTGCCGGCCGGCGGGCTGATCTCAGCCTGTCTGTCGCGCGCACCGGCGGTGCCCCTTTCAACCTTTCAGTTGCCGCGTCCCTGGGTGAGGCGGTCGCACCACAGATCGATATCTCGCTGCGGGATGGCACGGTGGAGCAACCGGGACTGGTTGCCGCTCTGACAGGCGACCCGTCGCTCGGCACGCTGGACGTTACTGCCTCATCATCCGGCGACCTGTCGGACTGGACTTTCGATCTCGCCGGGCAGATTGGTGCCTATGGTGATGTCACGGCAATTGCGCAGGGGCCTCTTGGTGACAATGGCCGCCTTGCAACGAAATTGCGCTTCTTGCCCGGTGCGGCGCTGGCCGACGTAAAGCAGGTCTCACTGGACGGCGATCTTGCCTCGGCGGGTGGTGTCTATGAGATGCAGGATGCCCGGCTTTCCTATGGGGACACTTCCTATGCGGGGGCGGTGACGCTCACTGATCCGTTGTCCGCTCCGAAGCTGCGTCTGTCAGGTCAGCTTGCCAGGCTGGATGCGCTGGTCGGTGAGCAGCTGCCTGAACCCTTAACCGTTGATCTTGATGCGACCTCAGACGCCGGGCTGACCCGAATTGAAGTTGCGCGGCTGACGCTATCAGCACCCGGACTGATGGCGGATATGTCCGGCGACATCGACCTCTTTGCCGACATGGCGTCTGGTCAGGCTGATGTGGAAATCTCAGGCACTGACCTGTTGCCTCTTGGGGGTGATTTGACGGCGCGGGTTGATGTGCAGCGTCTCGACTTTGCCGGCGCCCTGACCGGGCGTTTGGACGCACGCTACGCGCCTGCGCTTGGCCCGGATGGGGAACCCAATGCGGTGCTTGGCGAGGTGGTGACCCTTGCGGGCCGGTTCACCGGAACTGCCAGTGGCGGTGATGGGGGTACAGGCAGCGTTGAAACGATTGTCGAGAGCCTGAGCCTGACACCGGCATCGGGCGCTTTCGACATTGCCGCTACCGGCCGTGTGTCGGCTGACGCCAGCGACCTTGCCCTGACCGCTGATGCAGATGACCTCTCGGTTTTCTCTTCACTTGCCGGCACGCCGCTTGGGGGGCGTGCCAAGGCCGAGGTGACACTGACCGGGGCATTAAGTGCTCCGCAACTTGCTGCCGCCGTGGATCTTGATACAGCGCGCGTGGCCGGGGTTGATCTGCAGGGGCGCCTCAACGTAGACGGGAGGTTGACGCCTGCCGTCGACCTGACCCTTGCGTTCAACGGGCGCGCGGCAGGTGAAACGGCGCGGGCTTCTGCCCGAGTAATGCAGGACCAGGGTGCGACACGACTTGCGGAGATCGAAGCTTCCCTGCCCGGACTGGTGGCGTCGGGGGATGTGGTGCTGGGGCCCGCCGGCGCAGTTGACGCTGACCTTGGTCTTGATGTGGCGTCGCTTGACGCGGTGGGGCGGATTGCCGGTGTGCCGCTGAAGGGCCAGGGCAATCTCGCGATCAAGAGTGTTTCAGAAGAGACCGGCAGCAAGATGACCGCGAAGGGTGCCTTCAAGCGGATCAAGATTACCGATCTCTGGATCGGCGGGGCCAGGCTCGACGCAACGCTCGCACCGGAGGAGACACTTGATGCCACAGTAAACCTCCGGTCTCTGGCTGCCGGCGGCGCGGCAGCAGATCGCGTGAGGATCGGCATCAACGGCACGGTGCAACGGCCCTCTGTCGCTTTCGAGGCAAGCGGTGTCCAGCCGTTTGACGGGGCATCGGAAAACGGACGTCTATATGGGCGGGGCGATATCGATGTGGATGGCGCAAAGGCATCACTTACCGAACTCGAAGGGCGGCTTGCGGATGTTCCTTTTTCCGTGGAGCAGCCGGTACGGCTTTCCTATGCGACGGGTGTGAGTGTCGAAGACCTGTCTCTGCGTCTTGCGAGCGGCCGTGTTGAAGGGAGGCTGGAGCAGAAGCCGGGCAGGCTTGACATGGATGTGTCTCTTGCAGCGCTCCCCCTCTCTCTTGTCAGTGCCCTGACCGGTGCTGAAACCGGCATTGGCGGAACCTTGGAGGGGACGGCGAAGGTGTCAGCCAGCGGGGCGCGCGGGGAGGGCACTTTCAATCTGACGGCAGCCCCGGTGGTTCCTGGTGCTCAGGTTGCGCCCCCCAGGGTTGCCATGGAAGGCACATGGGACGGTGCTGAACTCACAGCGGAGCTGACGGCGGAAATGCCGGGCACGCGTGACCTCACGGGGTCAGCACGTCTTCCTGTCGGCGTGCGCAATGGTGTGCCTTTCCTGAAGGAACGCGCGCCGCTGACCGCTTCGTTGTCCGGGGTCGTCGACCTCGGGGCGGTCTGGCCGCTTGTGCCGGTGGATGGTCACCGGATGGCGGGGTTGATGGATGTTGATGTGTCGGCATCAGGCACGCTCGTGGATCTGGATGTGGCCGGCGGTGCGACCATGAGCGACGGCCTTTACGAGAATTACGACACGGGGCTTCTGCTTTCCCCCCTCAAGGTGAAACTGGATGGCACCGGTACGGGCGGCACACTGGAGGTGGATGCGCGCGACGGTGCAGAAGGGCGTCTGGCGGGCGAAGGTGTGCTTGACCTGACCGACCAATCCGACAACCGCCTGAATGTTTCCATGCAGATGACGCGCTTCCGCGCGGCCCGGCGGGATGAGGTCAATGCGGTGGCCAGTGGGACAGTCACGGTTCTGTGGCCGCGTGGTGTGGATGGGGCGGCGACGCCGGTGACCATCGGCGGGGACATACAGGTGGACCAGCTGGATGCGCGAATACCGGACAAACTTGCTTCTGACGTGACAGTGATCGACGTGACCAAGGTGACGGGCGATGGCGTGCCGGTTGATCCGGAAGCTGAGAAATCTTCTGCAGAAGAGGCGGATGATCCGCCCGGCATCGTTCTGGATGTGGCGATCAATGCGCCGCGCCGGGCCTTTGTACGCGGCCGGGGGCTGGAATCGGAATGGGGCGGGGCGTTGAAAGTGACCGGTCCTGCTGATCAGCCTGCCCTGGTTGGCAAGTTTGAAGTGCTGCGTGGCACGTTCGATTTTCTGGGCCGCAGCTTCAATCTATCAGGCGGTACGGTGGAGTTTACCGGTGGCCAGGACGTTGACCCCTATCTCAACGTGAAGGCGGTCTACGAGGAAGATGGTTTCGAGGCAACCGTGTCTGTCACGGGACTGTCGTCGGATCCGCAGATCGGCCTGTCGTCCGTACCCGCCCTGCCGCGCGATGAAATTCTGTCACGGGTGCTGTTTGGCACGGGTACCGGCCAGTTGACGGCGCTCCAGGCGGTTCAGCTGGCGGATGCGGCGGCCAATCTCGCGGGCGCGTCATCTGGCGGCGGCGTGCTGGATGCGATGCGCCGGGCACTGGGGGTGGACGTTCTGTCCTTTGGCGACGATGGGGTTGAAGTCGGCTCCTATGTGCGGGACGGCGTCTATGTGGGTGTTGCCCAGGGGCTGGACGCAGGATCCGGCGAGGTGAACGTGGAAGTGGAACTCACCGACGACATCTCACTGGATGGCGGTGTGGGGACCACAGGTGACACGAAGGTCGGTGTCACCTGGGAGCGCGACTACTGA
- a CDS encoding alpha/beta hydrolase — protein MASWQSRLTALFLRLAVKRPLDPYADPAVMRARVNRMAGRLNAKAPWIRTSPVSANGVPGEWIYGPSIDAVPDGATPQRSRKIVLYLHGGGYVVCSPATHRLMVARMCREAGFDALLIDYRLAPEHPFPAAVEDAEAAYRWLLASGYAASDIVVAGDSAGGGLTLSLLLTLREAGMPLPAGAALLSPWTDLALTGLTMLTKAKADPMLRLDSAALATRHYLQATSPTHPIASPLHACLDGLPPLLVQVGGEEILLDDSRRLVAKALDAGVDASLEIWPGMMHVFQAFPKMPESRHAITRLGRFLKMRADAADNSAPTSLAAPVSEAAE, from the coding sequence ATGGCAAGCTGGCAGAGCAGGCTGACCGCTCTCTTCCTCCGTCTTGCGGTCAAGAGGCCGCTTGATCCTTACGCCGACCCGGCCGTCATGCGCGCACGGGTCAACCGGATGGCAGGTCGCCTCAACGCCAAGGCCCCGTGGATCAGAACAAGCCCGGTCTCGGCAAATGGTGTGCCCGGCGAATGGATCTATGGGCCTTCAATTGATGCCGTGCCCGATGGCGCGACACCTCAGCGGTCGCGAAAGATCGTGCTCTATCTTCATGGCGGCGGATATGTCGTCTGCAGTCCGGCCACGCACCGTCTGATGGTCGCACGCATGTGCCGTGAAGCAGGCTTTGATGCCCTGCTGATCGACTACCGTCTGGCGCCTGAACATCCTTTCCCCGCAGCCGTGGAAGATGCGGAGGCAGCGTACCGATGGCTGCTCGCCTCGGGCTACGCCGCATCGGACATCGTTGTGGCAGGCGACAGTGCCGGCGGCGGGCTGACCCTCTCGTTACTGCTGACCCTGCGTGAGGCAGGCATGCCGTTGCCCGCGGGCGCAGCCCTCCTGTCCCCCTGGACGGACCTGGCGCTGACAGGCCTCACCATGCTTACCAAGGCCAAGGCAGACCCGATGCTGCGGCTTGATTCCGCTGCATTGGCAACCCGTCACTACCTGCAGGCGACATCACCAACCCACCCGATAGCATCCCCCTTGCACGCCTGCCTTGACGGCCTGCCACCACTCCTGGTGCAGGTCGGCGGTGAGGAAATCCTGCTGGATGATTCCCGCAGGCTTGTCGCCAAGGCGCTCGATGCTGGTGTGGACGCGTCGCTCGAGATCTGGCCGGGAATGATGCATGTCTTCCAGGCGTTCCCGAAGATGCCGGAAAGTAGGCACGCCATTACGCGTCTAGGCAGGTTCCTGAAAATGCGTGCGGATGCCGCGGACAACAGCGCACCCACAAGTCTTGCCGCTCCCGTATCCGAAGCTGCGGAGTAG
- a CDS encoding Hsp20 family protein, producing the protein MRAYDFSPLYRSAIGFDRLAGLLDTASRLDAQAPSYPPFNVERVDENEYRVTMAVAGFTEDELEIEVKDQTLTISGKKVESDEDRNFLHRGIATRSFERRFQLADHVQVTGAQLENGLLHVDTRREIPEALKPRTIAIQSSANGNGRKVIENTADAA; encoded by the coding sequence ATGCGTGCTTATGATTTTTCCCCCCTTTACCGCAGTGCCATTGGCTTTGACCGCCTCGCTGGCCTGCTTGATACCGCCAGCCGGCTTGACGCCCAGGCACCGTCCTATCCGCCGTTCAATGTGGAGCGCGTGGACGAGAACGAGTACCGCGTGACCATGGCGGTCGCAGGCTTCACCGAGGACGAGCTTGAGATCGAGGTGAAGGATCAGACCCTCACCATCTCAGGCAAAAAGGTCGAAAGCGACGAGGACCGGAATTTCCTCCATCGCGGCATTGCCACCCGCAGCTTTGAACGCCGTTTCCAGCTTGCCGACCACGTTCAGGTGACCGGCGCACAGCTCGAGAACGGTCTGCTTCACGTCGACACACGCCGCGAGATCCCCGAAGCGCTGAAGCCGCGCACCATCGCGATCCAGTCCAGCGCCAACGGCAATGGCCGCAAGGTGATCGAAAACACGGCCGACGCCGCCTGA
- a CDS encoding TRAP transporter permease, which yields MADEPGSGTGGMPAAAPLGRLGIAFAVVVSAAHLWANLFGTMPELQAAGFHFGLFAILCVLLFPASGPRALRIIADGLIAAGALATSIYLYMAEDALYARGVSFIWSDWIAALTAIAIVMELARRTTGWVVPVLTLLALTYVVLWGPHVPGAFAFAGLSAETLLFRSYFGTDGMFGPIARISWTFVFMFILLGAFLVRSGAGDFILALARAAAGRMTGGPGIVAILGSGLMGSITGSAVANTVSTGVITIPLMKRAGFPPKFAGGVEAAASTGGQLMPPVMGAGAFVMASFTQISYLEIIAVSVLPAILYFFTVGVFVRLQAARLGLTPENDAEPIGPVLRQGWHFLLPIGALAGLLIWGFTPVFAAAIAILVTVASSWLSGTPMRLDDVLAAAADGAKSMAPTAMLLLCVGLIVNVVGMTGIGNTFSLMLSGWAGGSLLLTLVLVALASLILGMGLPVTASYIVLATLSAPAIYGLMVDAELVRTLMAGGSTPELAAYALLAAPDLAALVGQQMTETQASTLLAALPADIRATLADGLLSPPLLASMLLAAHLVIFWLSQDSNVTPPVALCAFAAASIAGTRPMETGLSAWKIAKGLYLVPLLFVYQPLVTGTGIEPLVTALMAMPAFMALAASLQGYFAATLPPLSRLVLGVAGSAVILPWGTLWEHVALSCILAVGLAVFWRFQTRRA from the coding sequence ATGGCTGATGAGCCGGGATCAGGCACAGGCGGCATGCCTGCAGCCGCACCGCTTGGCCGCCTTGGCATTGCCTTTGCTGTCGTCGTCTCCGCAGCTCATCTGTGGGCGAACCTGTTCGGCACAATGCCGGAACTACAGGCTGCCGGGTTCCACTTCGGTTTGTTTGCCATCCTCTGTGTGCTTTTATTCCCGGCCTCCGGGCCGCGCGCCTTACGCATCATTGCCGATGGGCTGATAGCTGCAGGTGCATTGGCCACCTCGATCTACCTCTACATGGCTGAGGACGCGCTCTACGCACGCGGTGTCAGCTTCATCTGGTCTGACTGGATTGCGGCTTTGACGGCGATCGCCATCGTCATGGAACTGGCGCGCCGCACCACCGGCTGGGTGGTGCCTGTGCTGACACTCCTGGCGCTCACCTACGTGGTGTTGTGGGGCCCCCATGTGCCCGGGGCCTTCGCCTTCGCAGGCCTGTCCGCCGAAACACTTCTGTTCCGCAGTTACTTCGGCACCGACGGAATGTTCGGCCCGATCGCACGCATCTCCTGGACCTTCGTGTTCATGTTCATCCTGCTGGGTGCATTCCTGGTGCGTTCCGGCGCGGGCGATTTCATCCTGGCGCTGGCCCGTGCTGCCGCGGGGCGCATGACGGGCGGCCCGGGGATCGTGGCAATTCTCGGTTCCGGTCTCATGGGGTCGATTACAGGGTCAGCCGTCGCCAACACGGTCTCGACAGGTGTCATCACCATCCCGCTGATGAAGCGTGCGGGCTTCCCCCCAAAATTCGCCGGCGGCGTCGAAGCCGCAGCCTCCACCGGCGGCCAGTTGATGCCACCTGTCATGGGGGCAGGTGCTTTCGTCATGGCCTCTTTCACGCAGATCTCCTACCTGGAAATCATCGCGGTGTCGGTGCTGCCAGCGATCCTCTATTTCTTCACTGTCGGTGTCTTCGTGCGCCTCCAAGCCGCAAGGCTAGGCCTCACGCCTGAAAACGATGCGGAACCTATTGGCCCCGTCCTCCGCCAGGGTTGGCATTTCCTCCTGCCAATAGGCGCTCTCGCAGGTCTGCTGATCTGGGGGTTCACACCGGTCTTCGCCGCTGCAATCGCCATCCTTGTCACCGTGGCAAGCTCATGGCTCTCCGGCACCCCCATGCGGCTCGACGATGTCCTGGCAGCCGCCGCCGACGGTGCAAAGTCCATGGCACCCACTGCCATGCTGCTGCTCTGTGTCGGATTGATCGTCAACGTGGTCGGCATGACAGGCATAGGCAACACCTTCTCGCTCATGCTGTCCGGCTGGGCCGGTGGAAGTTTGCTGCTGACCCTGGTGCTCGTTGCCCTCGCCTCCCTCATTCTCGGCATGGGCTTACCGGTTACGGCCAGCTACATCGTGCTCGCCACCCTGTCGGCACCAGCCATCTATGGTCTGATGGTGGACGCGGAACTGGTCCGCACCCTGATGGCTGGCGGCAGCACGCCGGAACTTGCCGCCTATGCCCTCCTTGCAGCGCCCGATCTCGCAGCACTTGTCGGTCAGCAAATGACGGAGACGCAGGCCTCCACCCTGCTCGCAGCCCTGCCCGCGGACATACGCGCGACACTGGCCGATGGCCTCCTCTCGCCGCCCCTCCTCGCGTCCATGCTGCTTGCAGCCCATCTTGTGATTTTCTGGCTCAGTCAGGACTCCAACGTCACGCCGCCAGTCGCTCTCTGCGCCTTCGCCGCCGCCTCAATTGCCGGGACACGGCCCATGGAAACGGGCCTTTCGGCCTGGAAAATCGCCAAGGGCCTCTACCTTGTCCCGCTGCTTTTTGTCTATCAGCCACTGGTCACCGGAACGGGCATCGAGCCCTTGGTGACAGCACTCATGGCGATGCCCGCATTCATGGCGCTCGCAGCATCGCTTCAGGGCTACTTCGCCGCCACCCTGCCCCCATTGTCCCGCCTGGTATTGGGGGTTGCGGGGTCGGCGGTCATCCTGCCTTGGGGCACTCTTTGGGAGCATGTGGCACTGAGCTGCATCCTTGCCGTGGGATTGGCGGTTTTCTGGCGATTCCAAACCCGGCGGGCATGA
- a CDS encoding TAXI family TRAP transporter solute-binding subunit — MRRLTRHARHIAAAAVAAGTLLTAALSAQAQDRQYIMATATTGGTYYPVGVAIATLSKLKLEPQYGFSLSAISSAGSGENVKLMREDEAQFAILQGLYGAWAATGTGQLENTGPQENLRAVTMLWRNVEHFVLHADETKTRTIHDLKGLGKPFSMGKRNSGSEGSALHILSALGIEPGTDFDVISLGYGPSADAIQDGKAVGMNTPAGVPVSAVTRAFAAANGNLVVLAFSLEDTAIINAALGDDIALWSPFTIPAGTYPGQQQDVATIAQPNFLAVNADVSDEDVYQLTKAVYENLPFLAGIHAATKDMALDSATTGLPLPLHPGALRYYEEAGLEVPQRLKP; from the coding sequence ATGCGCCGCCTGACCCGACATGCCCGCCACATCGCCGCTGCCGCCGTGGCGGCAGGCACGCTGCTGACCGCAGCTCTTTCCGCCCAAGCGCAGGACCGGCAATACATCATGGCCACGGCCACCACCGGCGGCACCTATTACCCCGTCGGCGTCGCCATCGCGACACTCAGCAAGCTCAAGCTTGAACCGCAATACGGCTTCTCCCTGTCCGCCATCAGCTCAGCGGGTTCCGGGGAGAACGTGAAACTGATGCGGGAAGACGAAGCCCAGTTCGCCATCCTGCAAGGGCTCTATGGCGCGTGGGCCGCCACCGGAACAGGCCAGCTCGAAAACACCGGACCGCAGGAAAACCTCCGTGCGGTCACCATGCTGTGGCGAAACGTCGAGCATTTCGTTCTGCATGCGGATGAGACGAAGACCAGAACAATCCACGACCTCAAGGGTCTGGGAAAACCCTTCTCCATGGGCAAGCGCAATTCAGGCTCCGAGGGGTCGGCCCTCCACATCCTGTCGGCGCTTGGCATCGAGCCAGGCACAGATTTTGACGTCATCAGTCTCGGCTACGGTCCAAGCGCCGATGCCATTCAGGACGGCAAAGCCGTGGGCATGAACACCCCGGCGGGAGTCCCCGTCAGCGCTGTGACCCGGGCATTCGCCGCTGCTAACGGAAATCTTGTGGTCCTGGCCTTCAGCCTTGAGGACACGGCAATCATCAATGCGGCGTTGGGTGATGACATCGCGCTCTGGTCGCCCTTCACCATTCCCGCCGGCACCTATCCGGGCCAGCAGCAGGATGTCGCCACAATCGCCCAGCCCAATTTCCTCGCCGTAAACGCCGATGTAAGTGACGAAGATGTCTATCAGCTGACGAAGGCGGTCTACGAGAACCTCCCGTTCCTTGCAGGCATTCATGCCGCAACAAAGGACATGGCCCTGGACAGCGCCACCACAGGTCTGCCCCTGCCGCTTCACCCTGGCGCCCTGCGCTATTATGAAGAAGCGGGCTTAGAAGTGCCGCAGCGCCTCAAGCCCTGA